A genomic region of Pseudomonas sp. KU43P contains the following coding sequences:
- the purB gene encoding adenylosuccinate lyase: protein MQLSSLTAVSPVDGRYAGKTQALRPIFSEFGLIRFRALVEVRWLQRLAAHPQIGEVPAFSAEANALLDSLATDFKLEHAERVKEIERTTNHDVKAIEYLLKEQAAQLPELAKVSEFIHFACTSEDINNLSHALMLRAGRDDVLLPLMRQIAEAIRALAHAHADVPMLSRTHGQPASPTTLGKELANVVYRLERQIAQVAAVPLLGKINGAVGNYNAHLSAYSQIDWEANARAFIEDELGLVFNPYTTQIEPHDYIAELFDAIARFNTILIDFDRDVWGYISLGYFKQKTVAGEIGSSTMPHKVNPIDFENSEGNLGIANALFQHLASKLPISRWQRDLTDSTVLRNLGVGFAHSVIAYEASLKGIGKLEVNAARIAADLDACWEVLAEPIQTVMRRFNIENPYEKLKELTRGKGITPEALLTFIDGLDMPAEAKAELKQLTPASYIGNAAAQAKRI, encoded by the coding sequence ATGCAGCTTTCTTCGCTCACTGCGGTTTCCCCTGTAGACGGCCGTTACGCCGGCAAAACCCAGGCCTTGCGCCCCATCTTCAGCGAATTCGGCCTGATCCGTTTCCGCGCCCTGGTCGAAGTGCGCTGGCTGCAGCGCCTGGCCGCTCACCCGCAGATCGGCGAAGTGCCGGCGTTCTCCGCCGAAGCCAACGCCCTGCTGGACAGCCTGGCCACTGACTTCAAGCTCGAGCACGCCGAACGCGTGAAAGAAATCGAGCGCACCACCAACCACGACGTCAAGGCGATCGAATACCTCCTCAAGGAGCAGGCCGCCCAACTGCCCGAGCTGGCCAAGGTCAGCGAATTCATCCACTTCGCCTGCACCAGCGAGGACATCAACAACCTGTCCCACGCCCTGATGCTGCGCGCTGGCCGTGACGACGTGCTGCTGCCGCTGATGCGCCAGATCGCCGAGGCCATTCGCGCCCTGGCCCACGCTCACGCCGACGTGCCGATGCTGTCGCGCACCCACGGTCAACCGGCTTCGCCGACCACCCTGGGCAAGGAACTGGCCAACGTCGTGTACCGCCTGGAGCGCCAGATCGCCCAGGTCGCTGCCGTGCCGCTGCTGGGCAAGATCAATGGCGCCGTGGGCAACTACAACGCCCACCTGTCGGCCTACTCGCAGATCGACTGGGAAGCCAACGCCCGCGCCTTCATCGAAGACGAGCTGGGCCTGGTGTTCAACCCCTACACCACCCAGATCGAGCCGCACGACTACATCGCCGAGCTGTTCGACGCGATCGCCCGCTTCAACACCATCCTCATCGACTTCGACCGCGACGTCTGGGGCTACATCTCGCTGGGCTACTTCAAGCAGAAGACCGTCGCTGGCGAAATCGGCTCCTCGACCATGCCGCACAAGGTCAACCCGATCGACTTCGAAAACTCCGAAGGCAACCTGGGTATCGCCAACGCGCTGTTCCAGCACCTGGCCAGCAAGCTGCCGATCTCGCGCTGGCAGCGTGACCTGACCGACTCCACCGTGCTGCGCAACCTGGGCGTGGGCTTCGCTCACAGCGTCATCGCCTACGAAGCCAGCCTCAAAGGCATCGGCAAGCTGGAAGTCAACGCCGCACGCATCGCCGCCGACCTGGACGCCTGCTGGGAAGTCCTCGCCGAGCCGATCCAGACCGTGATGCGCCGCTTCAACATCGAGAACCCCTACGAGAAGCTCAAGGAGCTGACCCGTGGCAAGGGCATCACCCCTGAAGCGCTGCTGACCTTCATCGACGGCCTGGACATGCCAGCCGAAGCCAAGGCTGAGCTCAAGCAACTGACCCCGGCCAGCTACATCGGTAACGCGGCCGCACAGGCCAAACGCATCTAA
- a CDS encoding cupin domain-containing protein, with protein sequence MNPDTPLQLLGGISAREFMRDYWQKKPLLVRQAFPDFESPIDPDELAGLALEEEVESRIVLEHGAHPWELRRGPFNEDTFAELPEKDWTLLVQAVDQFVPEVAELLEQFRFLPSWRIDDVMISFATPGGSVGPHFDNYDVFLLQGHGKRNWKVGQMCNSDSPLLPHADLRILAEFEQSGEWTLEPGDMLYLPPRLAHYGVAVDDCLTYSVGFRAPSAAEVLTHFTDFLSQFLPDEERYSDADAQPVSDPHQIQHDALDRLKALLDKHMGDKDLLLTWFGQFMTEPRYPEQVVGEELSEDELVEALEDGAILIRNPSARMAWSELNDDLMLFASGRSCPLPAKLRELLKLVCAADALHIDNLGEWLQDEDGLMLVQQLIKQGSLGFANE encoded by the coding sequence ATGAATCCTGATACTCCACTGCAGCTGCTCGGCGGCATCTCGGCCCGCGAATTCATGCGCGACTACTGGCAGAAGAAGCCGCTGCTGGTGCGCCAGGCCTTCCCGGACTTCGAAAGCCCGATCGACCCCGACGAGCTGGCCGGCCTGGCCCTGGAAGAGGAAGTCGAGTCGCGCATCGTGCTCGAGCACGGCGCCCACCCGTGGGAACTGCGCCGCGGCCCGTTCAACGAAGACACCTTCGCCGAGCTGCCGGAAAAAGACTGGACCCTGCTGGTTCAGGCCGTCGACCAGTTCGTGCCGGAAGTGGCCGAACTGCTCGAGCAGTTCCGCTTCCTGCCGAGCTGGCGTATCGACGACGTGATGATCAGCTTCGCCACCCCCGGTGGCAGCGTCGGGCCGCACTTCGACAACTACGACGTGTTCCTGCTGCAAGGCCACGGCAAGCGCAACTGGAAGGTCGGCCAGATGTGCAACAGCGACAGCCCGCTGCTGCCCCACGCCGACCTGCGCATCCTCGCCGAATTCGAACAGAGCGGCGAATGGACCCTTGAGCCCGGCGACATGCTCTACCTGCCGCCGCGCCTGGCCCATTACGGCGTAGCCGTCGACGACTGCCTGACCTACTCGGTCGGCTTCCGTGCGCCGAGCGCTGCCGAAGTGCTGACCCACTTCACCGACTTCCTCAGCCAGTTCCTGCCGGACGAAGAGCGCTACAGCGACGCCGACGCCCAGCCGGTCAGCGACCCGCACCAGATCCAACACGACGCCCTCGACCGCCTCAAGGCGCTGCTCGACAAGCACATGGGCGACAAGGACCTGCTGCTGACCTGGTTCGGCCAGTTCATGACCGAGCCGCGTTACCCGGAGCAGGTGGTCGGCGAAGAGCTGAGCGAGGACGAGCTGGTCGAAGCCCTGGAAGATGGCGCGATCCTGATCCGCAACCCGAGCGCACGCATGGCCTGGTCCGAGCTCAACGACGACCTGATGCTGTTCGCCAGCGGCCGCAGCTGCCCGCTGCCCGCCAAGCTGCGCGAGCTATTGAAGCTGGTATGCGCCGCCGACGCCCTGCACATCGACAACTTGGGCGAATGGTTGCAGGATGAAGATGGCCTTATGCTGGTACAGCAGCTGATCAAACAAGGAAGCCTGGGATTCGCCAATGAATAA
- a CDS encoding GNAT family N-acetyltransferase has translation MNKIRVRLADWQKDNADIRRIREAVFVAEQHIPPELEFDSEDQDALHFLALEGDYPIGTARLLSDGTIGRISVLKDWRGLKVGDALVNAVIVEAQNRDLKQQMLSAQVHATPFYERLGFRVVSEEFLEAGIPHVDMVRDSREIA, from the coding sequence ATGAATAAGATTCGTGTGCGCCTCGCCGACTGGCAGAAAGACAACGCCGACATCCGCCGCATTCGCGAAGCCGTGTTCGTGGCCGAACAGCACATTCCGCCGGAGCTCGAATTCGACTCGGAAGACCAGGACGCCCTGCACTTCCTGGCCCTGGAAGGTGACTACCCGATTGGCACCGCCCGCCTGCTCTCGGACGGCACCATCGGTCGCATCTCGGTGCTCAAGGACTGGCGCGGGCTGAAAGTCGGCGATGCCCTGGTCAACGCCGTGATCGTCGAAGCGCAGAACCGCGACCTCAAGCAGCAGATGCTCAGCGCTCAGGTGCACGCCACGCCATTCTATGAGCGCCTCGGGTTTCGCGTAGTCAGCGAAGAGTTCCTCGAAGCCGGCATCCCGCATGTGGACATGGTGCGCGATTCCCGCGAGATCGCCTGA
- a CDS encoding DNA topoisomerase III: MRLFLCEKPSQAKDIAKVLGAQRKGDGCWQGTDVCVTWCIGHLLETAPPDSYDARYKRWNLADLPIIPEQWKMLVKPKTASQFKAVKRLLGEARELVIATDADREGEMIARELVEHCRYRGPIQRLWLSALDDASIRKALARLLPGQETFNLYHSALGRSRADWLIGMNMSRLFTLLGRQSGYQGVLPVGRVQTPTLRLVVDRDRSIADFVPVPFWAIEVQLEHAGQGFNAQWRAPEDACDDQGRCLNQALAQQAARDIGNAGAARVLKVATERVREAAPLPFDLGTLQELCSKKFGLGAQETLDIAQALYETHKLITYPRSDCGYLPLSQHSEAPAILAALQRADASLAPLQAHLEPQRRSRAWNDAKVSAHHGIIPTAAASDPSRLPAKHKAVYTLIRARYLAQFLPNHEYDRTQAEFDCAGHALRAVGKQIVEPGWRRALPEALTPAKGREATPAQVLPALREGQDCTVQGLQLKDLWTQPPKPFTEGDLIKAMKNVAKLVDDPRLKQKLKETTGIGTEATRASIIQGLLDRGYLVKNGKALAATPAAFSLIDAVPRAIADPGTTAIWEQALDMVQSGEMSLEEFVARQSAWMGKLVERCRGMRMSISGPAVGKAAPWKKKRRAAGKAAGTGTKAGGSKPKQTRRKTSS, encoded by the coding sequence ATGCGCCTGTTCCTCTGCGAAAAACCCTCCCAGGCCAAAGATATCGCCAAGGTCCTCGGCGCTCAGCGCAAGGGCGACGGCTGCTGGCAAGGCACCGACGTCTGCGTGACCTGGTGCATCGGCCACCTGCTCGAAACCGCTCCACCCGACAGCTACGACGCACGCTACAAGCGCTGGAACCTGGCCGACCTGCCGATCATCCCGGAACAATGGAAGATGCTGGTCAAACCCAAGACCGCCAGCCAATTCAAGGCCGTCAAGCGCTTGCTCGGCGAGGCCCGCGAGCTGGTGATCGCCACCGACGCCGATCGTGAGGGCGAGATGATCGCCCGCGAGCTGGTCGAGCACTGCCGCTACCGCGGGCCAATCCAGCGCCTGTGGCTGTCGGCACTGGACGACGCGTCCATCCGCAAGGCCTTGGCGCGCCTGCTGCCCGGCCAGGAAACCTTCAACCTCTATCACTCGGCATTGGGCCGCTCGCGTGCTGACTGGCTGATCGGCATGAACATGAGCCGGCTGTTCACCTTGCTGGGCCGCCAGTCGGGCTACCAGGGCGTGCTGCCGGTAGGCCGTGTGCAAACCCCTACCCTGCGCCTGGTGGTGGACCGTGACCGCAGCATCGCCGACTTCGTGCCCGTACCGTTCTGGGCCATCGAGGTGCAGCTCGAGCACGCCGGCCAAGGTTTCAACGCCCAATGGCGTGCACCGGAAGATGCCTGCGACGACCAGGGCCGCTGCCTCAACCAGGCGCTGGCACAACAGGCCGCCCGCGACATCGGCAATGCCGGCGCGGCGCGGGTGCTCAAGGTCGCCACCGAACGCGTGCGCGAGGCCGCGCCGCTGCCCTTCGACCTCGGTACCCTGCAGGAGCTGTGTTCGAAGAAGTTCGGCCTCGGCGCCCAGGAAACCCTCGACATCGCCCAGGCCCTGTACGAAACCCACAAGCTGATCACCTACCCGCGCAGCGACTGTGGCTACCTGCCACTCAGCCAGCATAGCGAAGCGCCGGCGATCCTCGCGGCGCTGCAGCGTGCCGACGCCAGCCTCGCGCCGCTGCAGGCACACCTCGAACCTCAGCGCCGCTCGCGGGCCTGGAACGACGCCAAGGTCAGCGCCCACCACGGCATCATCCCCACGGCGGCGGCCAGCGACCCCTCGCGCCTGCCGGCCAAACACAAGGCCGTGTACACGCTGATCCGCGCCCGCTACCTGGCGCAGTTCCTGCCCAATCACGAATACGACCGCACCCAGGCCGAATTCGATTGCGCCGGCCACGCCCTGCGCGCCGTGGGCAAGCAGATCGTCGAACCAGGCTGGCGCCGCGCCCTGCCCGAGGCACTGACGCCGGCCAAAGGCCGCGAGGCTACGCCGGCCCAGGTGCTGCCGGCCTTGCGCGAGGGCCAGGATTGCACCGTGCAGGGCCTGCAACTGAAAGACCTGTGGACCCAACCGCCCAAGCCGTTCACCGAAGGTGACCTGATCAAGGCCATGAAGAACGTCGCCAAGCTGGTGGACGACCCGCGTCTCAAGCAAAAGCTCAAGGAAACCACCGGCATCGGCACCGAGGCGACCCGCGCCAGCATCATCCAGGGCCTGCTTGACCGGGGCTACCTGGTCAAGAACGGCAAAGCCCTGGCCGCCACCCCCGCCGCGTTCAGCCTGATCGACGCGGTGCCGCGGGCCATCGCCGACCCCGGCACCACCGCTATCTGGGAGCAGGCACTGGACATGGTGCAAAGCGGTGAAATGAGCCTGGAAGAATTCGTTGCCCGGCAGTCGGCTTGGATGGGCAAGCTGGTGGAGCGCTGCCGGGGGATGCGCATGAGCATCAGTGGGCCGGCGGTGGGCAAGGCGGCGCCGTGGAAGAAGAAGCGCCGCGCCGCTGGCAAGGCTGCAGGTACCGGGACCAAAGCGGGCGGCAGCAAACCCAAGCAGACCCGGCGCAAGACTTCCAGTTGA
- a CDS encoding extracellular solute-binding protein, with translation MKLCALAAAVGLGCAAAAAQAADAQPPTVNLYIWGEYLAPDTLSNFEKETGIRVVADHFDSLETAETKLLTGGSGYDVVLSAGQHLSRAIASGALQPLDKAQVPHLAGVGEEFRQHMAMFDPGNRYAGTYAWGTTGVGYQQQAVSARMADAPLDSWAMLFDPQVVAKFADCGVSLLNDPNEVFAAVMRYMGLDINQQRLEDLKAAEVQLRKIRPYIRYFDNDRNINDLANGETCVAMSWNGNVAIAQGQAQQAGKAFTLDYSIPKEGTLIWLDALVVPKDAPHPEAAWKLMDYLMRPEVIAPITDTIHYANAITAADGLVEASIRNAPGTYPPAEVRARLYGKNDNGKAFNRELTRAFSRLKSGT, from the coding sequence ATGAAACTCTGCGCACTGGCCGCCGCAGTCGGCCTGGGTTGCGCTGCGGCGGCGGCTCAGGCAGCCGACGCACAACCGCCGACCGTGAACCTGTACATCTGGGGCGAATACCTTGCTCCGGATACCTTGAGCAACTTCGAGAAGGAAACCGGTATTCGGGTAGTCGCCGACCACTTCGACTCCCTGGAAACCGCCGAGACCAAGCTGCTGACCGGTGGCAGTGGTTATGACGTGGTGCTGAGCGCCGGCCAGCACCTGAGCCGGGCGATCGCCAGCGGCGCATTGCAGCCGCTGGACAAGGCCCAGGTGCCGCACTTGGCCGGGGTGGGCGAGGAGTTTCGCCAGCACATGGCCATGTTCGACCCCGGCAACCGTTATGCGGGTACCTATGCATGGGGCACCACCGGGGTGGGTTATCAGCAGCAGGCGGTGAGCGCACGAATGGCCGATGCGCCGCTGGACAGTTGGGCCATGCTGTTCGACCCGCAGGTGGTAGCGAAATTTGCCGACTGCGGGGTGAGCCTGCTCAACGACCCCAATGAGGTATTTGCCGCTGTGATGCGCTACATGGGGCTGGACATCAACCAGCAGCGCCTCGAAGACCTCAAGGCTGCCGAAGTGCAGCTGCGCAAGATCCGCCCGTACATCCGCTACTTCGACAATGACCGCAACATCAACGATCTTGCCAATGGCGAGACCTGTGTGGCCATGTCGTGGAACGGCAACGTGGCCATTGCCCAGGGCCAGGCACAGCAGGCGGGCAAGGCGTTTACGCTGGACTACAGCATTCCGAAGGAGGGCACGCTGATCTGGCTCGATGCCCTGGTGGTGCCCAAGGATGCGCCGCACCCAGAGGCGGCCTGGAAGCTGATGGATTACCTGATGCGGCCCGAGGTGATTGCGCCGATTACCGACACCATTCACTACGCCAATGCGATTACGGCGGCGGACGGGTTGGTGGAGGCGAGCATTCGCAATGCGCCGGGGACCTATCCGCCGGCCGAGGTGAGGGCGCGGTTGTATGGCAAGAATGACAATGGCAAGGCCTTCAACCGCGAATTGACTCGGGCGTTCAGTCGGTTGAAGAGTGGCACATAG